In Primulina eburnea isolate SZY01 chromosome 3, ASM2296580v1, whole genome shotgun sequence, one DNA window encodes the following:
- the LOC140825444 gene encoding uncharacterized protein, which translates to MKFKPPPKRKKTDAASFESPAHSTPAVSSLEKRDAVMMLIDKSTGDETHMSRVNSRVRQARDFAVTEAQQDGCMTSFRIFDSPYGNYLVPVIPTRAELGG; encoded by the exons ATGAAATTCAAGCCTCCCCCAAAGAGGAAGAAAACAGATGCCGCATCTTTCGAAAG CCCCGCTCATTCGACACCTGCTGTCTCATCACTGGAAAAGCGAGACGCGGTTATGATGCTTATCGATAAATCAACA GGCGATGAGACTCATATGAGCCGTGTCAATTCAAGAGTTCGACAGGCGAGAGATTTTGCTGTAACTGAAGCACAGCAAGACGGCTGCATGACAAGTTTTAGAATATTTGACTCTCCATACGGGAATTATCTTGTCCCTGTGATTCCGACTCGAGCAGAACTCGGCGGTTAG
- the LOC140828024 gene encoding protein IQ-domain 26-like, with protein sequence MGRATRWLKSVFGIKVKDKETKDYYSADGNRWSSGHSNRDDSVLCNNPSTIPPNITPAEAAWLRSFYSDSDKEQSKHAIAVAAASAAAADAAVAAAQAAVAVVRLTNQGRGTLLVGGGRERSAAVKIQKLFRGYLARKALRALRGLVKIQALVRGYLVRRQATATLHSMQALVRAQASVRAWKTRRFINNRASFQARKSLENPDDARIEHPMALHSRRLSASFENAINTFDESPKIVEVDTGCWPKSRSRRGHDTWISDPGEDSTGKGISSPFPSRIPERKLIPDGHYFPNKEWVISGEECHFSTAQNTPRFSSSCGCNAPSTPARSFCVNYFSPNYMANTQSFSAKLRSQSAPKQRPEPGPKRRLSLHEMMESRNSLSDPRIQRSCSQAQQTINFKNVVLGNLGRSSEFVRENFVQEKGRPIRENGLL encoded by the exons ATGGGAAGAGCGACGCGATGGTTAAAATCTGTGTTCGGGATAAAGGTTAAAGATAAGGAAACAAAGGATTATTACTCCGCTGACGGTAACCGGTGGAGCTCTGGCCATTCCAACAGGGATGACAGCGTTTTATGCAACAATCCATCTACCATTCCGCCCAACATTACGCCTGCGGAGGCGGCGTGGCTGAGGTCTTTCTACTCCGATTCCGACAAGGAGCAGAGCAAGCATGCGATAGCGGTGGCCGCAGCTTCGGCGGCAGCAGCTGACGCGGCTGTAGCCGCCGCACAGGCGGCGGTTGCGGTGGTTCGTCTCACCAATCAGGGAAGAGGTACGCTGTTGGTTGGCGGCGGCCGGGAAAGGTCGGCCGCTGTCAAGATTCAAAAACTTTTCCGTGGATACCTG GCCCGAAAAGCCCTTCGTGCTTTGAGGGGACTGGTAAAAATTCAAGCTTTGGTGAGAGGATATTTGGTGCGTAGACAAGCAACGGCCACACTTCATAGCATGCAAGCCCTCGTAAGAGCGCAAGCCAGTGTTCGGGCCTGGAAAACAAGACGTTTCATCAACAATCGTGCTTCCTTTCAGGCCCGAAAATCCCTG GAAAACCCTGATGATGCGAGAATTGAGCATCCAATGGCATTGCATAGCCGGAGGCTTTCTGCATCATTCGAGAATGCCATCAATACATTCGACGAAAGCCCGAAAATCGTGGAAGTGGACACCGGTTGCTGGCCAAAGTCAAGGTCCCGGAGAGGCCACGACACATGGATATCAGATCCCGGTGAGGACTCCactggaaagggaatttcttcTCCGTTTCCGAGTCGAATCCCGGAACGAAAACTGATACCCGATGGCCATTATTTCCCCAATAAAGAATGGGTCATATCCGGGGAAGAATGCCATTTCTCCACCGCACAAAACACGCCAAGATTCTCCAGTTCCTGTGGGTGCAATGCACCCTCGACACCAGCGAGGAGTTTTTGCGTGAACTACTTCAGCCCGAATTACATGGCGAATACACAATCATTCAGCGCAAAACTGAGGTCCCAAAGTGCTCCAAAACAGAGGCCTGAGCCAGGCCCGAAGAGGAGGCTTTCACTTCATGAGATGATGGAATCAAGAAACAGCTTGAGTGATCCCCGAATTCAGAGGTCATGCTCACAAGCTCAACAAACCATTAATTTCAAGAATGTCGTGCTAGGAAATCTTGGTAGGTCTTCTGAATTTGTTCGGGAAAATTTCGTCCAAGAAAAGGGTCGTCCCATACGCGAAAATGGCTTGTTGTAA
- the LOC140825446 gene encoding mitogen-activated protein kinase kinase 6-like: MKIKKPLKELKLSVPAPDSPISSFLTASGTFHDGNLLLNRNGLRLISDENESLPLEAKAIDLQFSLEDLETIKVIGKGSGGVVQLVRHKWVGTLFALKVIQMNIQEEIRKQIVQELKINQASQCPHVVVCYHSFYHNGAISLVFEYMDRGSLVDIIRQVKTILEPYLVVVCKQVLQGLVYLHHERHVIHRDIKPSNLLVNHKGEVKITDFGVSAVLATSMGQRDTFVGTYNYMAPERISGSTYDNKSDIWSLGMVILECAIGRFPYTKSEDQQSGPSFYELLQSIVGSPPPAAPPDQFSPEFCSFISACIQKDPKDRASSLELLTHPFIKKFEDKDIDLSILVGSLDPPVNFLR; encoded by the exons ATGAAGATCAAGAAACCTCTCAAAGAACTCAAGCTCTCCGTGCCAGCTCCAGATTCCCCAATCTCCAGCTTCCT GACGGCGAGTGGGACATTTCACGATGGAAATTTGCTGTTGAATCGGAACGGGCTGCGCTTGATTTCTGATGAGAATGAATCGCTG CCTTTAGAGGCAAAGGCGATAGATCTTCAATTCTCACTGGAAGATCTTGAGACCATCAAAGTCATTGGCAAAGGAAGTGGTGGTGTAGTTCAGCTTGTTCGTCATAAATGGGTcggaacattgtttgcattgaaG GTTATCCAGATGAATATACAGGAGGAGATTCGTAAACAAATTGTCCAGGAGCTCAAAATAAACCAAGCATCACAATGTCCTCATGTTGTAGTTTGCTATCACTCATTCTATCATAATGGAGCTATATCTCTTGTCTTCGAATATATGGACCGTGGATCTTTGGTCGATATAATTAGACAAGTGAAGACAATTCTTGAACCTTATCTTGTAGTTGTCTGCAAACAG GTTTTGCAAGGTCTTGTTTACTTGCATCACGAGAGACATGTTATACATAGAGACATTAAGCCATCAAACCTGCTAGTGAATCACAAAGGGGAAGTAAAAATTACAGATTTTGGCGTTAGTGCAGTGCTGGCAACCTCTATGGGACAACGTGATACATTTGTTGGGACTTACAATTACATGGCA CCTGAAAGAATCAGTGGGAGCACCTATGACAATAAAAGTGATATCTGGAGTCTAGGTATGGTGATCCTCGAGTGTGCTATTGGACGATTTCCTTACACAAAATCTGAAGATCAACAAAGTGGCCCAAGCTTCTATGAGCTTTTGCAATCTATTGTTGGAAGTCCACCACCTGCAGCTCCGCCAGATCAGTTTTCTCCAGAGTTTTGTTCATTTATCTCAGCCTG CATACAGAAGGATCCTAAAGACAGAGCTTCGTCTTTAGAACTGCTG ACTCATCCGTTTATCAAGAAATTCGAAGACAAAGATATTGACCTTAGCATTTTGGTTGGGAGCTTGGACCCCCCAGTAAATTTTCTCAGATGA